The Bombus vancouverensis nearcticus chromosome 12, iyBomVanc1_principal, whole genome shotgun sequence genome contains a region encoding:
- the WDR79 gene encoding telomerase Cajal body protein 1 homolog, whose protein sequence is MECCEDTETTTKPVVDTPESVAIEESSIFKDTKVSQDFQKKEILRGRKGEGATGKIPVVAEKIRENITGKIPEVTEKLEEDITRKIPEVQNNESLLLTSEIEAIKNIEETYSTNWFYYNWNNSPRLLCEATAEYQITESYENFTKGCQWSPDKTCLLVPSEDFRIRIYELPTELYSEKIPSNLSSTKFSAALTVKEGGLIYDACWYPFMNSWEPASCCFLSTSRESPIHLWDAFNGELRATYRAYNQVDEVEAAISIQFIDSAKEVWAGFKNALRVFNVEHPGRQINTIQFKRDFPNVIGLVSCIRENPIMPGLVAFGTYSKNIGLYRDGPLCTFKTGSGVTQIEFSPCGTKLFSVVRRSNEFLCWDLRNPGNVLYSLEGRQSDTNQRIQFDITSNGDEIVSGGTNGDIKIWKLPQSSNCEDLNASHKIKLSCDCINGVSLHKSLPIIATSTGQRFCDSLPQGRDNSVRLWLCS, encoded by the exons ATGGAATGTTGTGAAGATACAGAAACAACTACAAAACCTGTTGTAGATACG cCAGAATCAGTGGCGATTGAAGAATCATCAATTTTCAAAGACACAAAAGTGTCACAAGATTttcaaaaaaaagaaattttaagagGGAGAAAAGGAGAAGGTGCTACAGGGAAAATACCAGTAGTCGCGGAAAAGATAAGAGAAAATATTACAGGGAAAATACCAGAAGTAACAGAAAAATTAGAGGAAGATATTACAAGGAAAATACCAGAAGTACAAAACAATGAAAGCTTGCTACTTACTAGTGAAATTGAagctataaaaaatatagaagaaacatACTCAACCAATTGGTTTTATTACAATTGGAATAATTCTCCAAGATTATTATGCGAAGCAACTGCAGAATATCAGATAACTGAATCATATGAAAATTTTACAAAGGGTTGTCAGTGGTCTCCTGATAAAACATGTTTACTAGTACCTTCAGAAGATTTTAGGATTCGAATTTATGAACTCCCTACAgaattatattctgaaaaaatTCCTTCAAATTTATCATCCACAAAATTTTCAGCAGCTTTAACAGTAAAAGAAGGAGGACTTATATATGATGCTTGTTGGTATCCTTTTATGAATTCATGGGAACCTGCAAGTTGTTGCTTTTTAAGTACAAGTAGAGAAAGTCCTATACATTTATGGGATGCTTTTAATGGTGAATTAAGAGCAACTTATCGAGCTTATAATCA AGTTGATGAAGTAGAAGCTGCAATTAGTATTCAATTTATTGACTCTGCTAAAGAAGTATGGGCTGGCTTCAAAAATGCTTTAAGAGTGTTTAATGTGGAACATCCAGGTCGCCAAATAAATACCATTCAATTTAAAAGAGATTTTCCAAATGTAATAGGTCTAGTTTCCTGTATTCGAGAAAATCCAATTATGCCAGGATTAGTTGCTTTTGGTACATATTCTAAGAACATTG GTTTATATAGAGATGGGCCATTATGTACTTTTAAAACAGGAAGCGGAGTGACTCAAATTGAATTTAGCCCTTGtggaacaaaattattttctgtaGTTAGGCGTagtaatgaatttttatgttgGGATTTGCGTAACCCAGGTAATGTTCTGTACTCCCTTGAAGGACGCCAGTCTGATACAAATCAGAGAATTCAGTTTGACATTACATCTAATGGAGACGAAATAGTTTCGG gTGGTACAAATGGAGATattaaaatttggaaattaCCACAAAGTTCAAATTGCGAAGATCTTAATGCatcacataaaataaaattatcatgtgACTGTATAAATGGTGTAAGCTTGCACAAAAGTTTACCCATCATTGCTACCAGTACAGGACAAAGGTTTTGTGATAGCCTACCACAAGGTAGGGACAATAGTGTACGACTATGGTTGTGTTCTTAA
- the LOC117155415 gene encoding uncharacterized protein LOC117155415 translates to MMESWDCESNSSTEYYDAIEFQEEHSPINKFGKRRSTSLPNINLQETLEVSPRIDTKPIRPVAVLKQLYTYSTIKSNIKRSASLVNKTRRKLKPFITITPATPL, encoded by the exons ATGATGGAAAGTTGGGATT GTGAATCAAACTCTAGTACAGAGTACTATGATGCAATtgaatttcaagaagagcataGCCCAATAAACAAATTCGGAAAAAGACGGAGTACATCGTTACCGAACATAAATTTACAAG AAACACTGGAAGTTTCACCTAGAATCGATACGAAACCCATAAGACCAGTTGCCGTTTTAAAGCAATTATATACGTATTCTACAATTA AATCAAATATAAAGCGGTCAGCGTCATTAGTAAATAAAACAAGAAGAAAACTAAAGCCATTTATAACCATAACACCTGCGACGCCATTGTAA